The Lycium barbarum isolate Lr01 chromosome 9, ASM1917538v2, whole genome shotgun sequence genome has a segment encoding these proteins:
- the LOC132610834 gene encoding uncharacterized protein LOC132610834 isoform X1: protein MLNLRKRIWQLQLRRLSTAIRESIEDEGDWFYSSEWWNSSSDGHTVFRSLSDKGNGLVSVVAFPSSRPENCYWARTENWLQKRYEKIYPGHEHKGNFRILGYQWRNLHFNDETRQSTVKIMAAYRESDPGSICLMQQAECLAVPYVKSMVSAGLATIASCKFDLESAVCGRKPMNILCIGHGGGSIPLFLASKIQGAEVHTAEIDPVVISASVQAMGFPSYSVMTPSGSRAQSIPDPIEEVQWKGIHERLQLHESDAEKFLLENKNLYDLVFIDAYDGEDIFPHALWDPHSPFLNALADQLHPEHGTVVINLHSDVDFRDADFSPPGSHLLPMGKYVSKVCRAYKEVLLGSKSSNNGLAYVVSVPWVCNTSLVVSRGLGKSSRDMVMKTIMSRALVVENILDLPFSCLQYLKRGFTLVN, encoded by the exons ATGTTGAATTTAAGGAAACGCATTTGGCAATTGCAGCTGAGGCGTTTATCAACAGCAATACGAGAAAGTATAGAAGATGAAGGCGACTGGTTTTATTCATCTGAATGGTGGAACTCTTCCTCCGATGGACACACTGTTTTCCGATCACTTTCCGATAAGGGAAACGGCCTCGTTTCTGTTgtagctttcccttcttcccgACCA GAAAATTGTTATTGGGCAAGAACAGAGAATTGGCTTCAGAAGAGGTATGAAAAGATATATCCAGGGCATGAACACAAAGGGAATTTCAGGATTCTTGGTTACCAATGGCGTAATCTTCACTTTAACGACGAGACTCGCCAAAGCACAGTTAAAATTATGGCTGCTTACAGGGAATCAGATCCTGGTTCTATATGCTTGATGCAACAGGCAGAGTGCCTCGCCGTTCCAT ATGTGAAGAGCATGGTCTCTGCTGGCTTGGCTACCATAGCATCTTGCAAATTTGATCTTGAAAGTGCAGTTTGTGGGAGAAAACCAATGAATATTTTATGTATTGGGCATGGTGGAGGAAGCATACCTTTGTTTTTGGCGAGTAAAATCCAAG GTGCTGAAGTGCACACAGCTGAAATTGACCCTGTGGTTATCTCAGCCTCAGTCCAAGCAATGGGGTTCCCATCTTACTCAGTTATGACCCCATCTGGTAGTCGTGCACAGTCAATTCCTGATCCTATTGAAGAAGTACAATGGAAAGGCATTCATGAGAGGCTTCAATTACACGAATCAGATGCTGAGAAGTTTCTCCTTGAGAACAAAAATCTTTATGATCTAGTTTTCATCGATGCCTATGACGGGGAAGATATCTTTCCTCACGCCCTGTGGGATCCACACTCTCCTTTCCTCAATGCTCTCGCAGACCAACTTCACCCCGAGCATGGAACCGTTGTCATAAACCTTCACTCAGATGTAGACTTCAGGGATGCTGATTTCAGTCCACCTGGTTCTCACCTTTTGCCGATGGGAAAGTATGTTTCTAAAGTGTGCCGAGCATACAAAGAAGTTTTGTTAGGGAGTAAGAGTTCCAACAATGGTCTGGCTTATGTAGTGTCTGTGCCTTGGGTATGTAATACATCTCTTGTTGTGAGCAGAGGTTTAGGAAAATCTAGTAGGGATATGGTTATGAAGACTATCATGTCTAGAGCTCTAGTTGTTGAGAATATTCTTGACTTGCCATTTTCTTGTTTGCAATATCTGAAACGAGGTTTTACTTTGGTGAATTAA
- the LOC132609008 gene encoding putative disease resistance protein RGA3, which yields MAEILYEPAAEILKNLGSLVAQQVGSSFGGLNNELRKLSTTVSSIQAVLTDAEEHQGSNHQDWIRRLKKVFYEADDLLDDFATEVTHRKLVNKVKIFFSKSNPLLYNLKISYRFKEIRETLDLIAKDKASLNLVERRQPLLPRPNSVQLNLDRETYSFVPDGEVIGRNDDKKEIVDFLLDSEVEENVVVISIVGLGGLGKTTLAQWVYNDEMVEKNFDKRLWVCVSDVFEVKMIAEKIGESAGGKKGNYLQLDAVQNELREMLDGKKYLLVLDDVWNEDALKWSRLKNMLIGGARGSKILVTTRSDVVAEVSGSIRQHKLGDLSKEEAWTLFEKMAFECNKESENSNLVEIGKEIVRKCGGVPLAIRSVGSLLRLKRTEGEWIYFKNQDLSRITREGNDVMAILRLSYSYLPQHLKICFAYCSLFPNDFEIHRFDLIDMWIAQGFIQSTTNNRDNVEDVANSYFMDLLRRSFFQESEEHESFSHFYKMHDLIHELAKEVADREFFSIKKNEDTEVVPEQTLHVSCLFEIDDSSVFPSPFYRKHMKLRTFIYLNDSIYGVMCNSTLGRMISSFERLRVLHLCDLQIKLLPQSLGGLKHLRYLAISSVSDVTLPNSITKLHNLQVLKLVNCSNLKKLPRDIWRLVSLRHLVCRWCRSLTHIPPGLWHLASLMHLDFDDCFSLEDMPPGIGQLTSLRTSICNWRKNAYRCSEKDGTSSTAVCRVPIWKS from the exons ATGGCTGAAATTCTATACGAGCCTGCTGCTGAAATCTTGAAAAACTTGGGTTCCCTTGTAGCTCAACAAGTAGGATCATCCTTTGGGGGACTGAATAATGAGCTTCGCAAGCTTTCTACTACAGTTTCTTCAATCCAAGCCGTACTCACTGATGCAGAGGAGCACCAGGGGAGTAACCACCAG GACTGGATAAGGAGGCTTAAAAAAGTTTTCTATGAGGCTGATGATCTCTTGGATGACTTCGCCACTGAAGTTACGCATCGAAAACTGGTGAATAAGGTGAAGATCTTCTTCTCAAAATCAAATCCTCTGCTTTATAATCTTAAGATAAGTTATCGTTTCAAGGAAATTCGAGAAACTCTAGATCTAATTGCAAAAGATAAGGCCTCCTTAAACCTAGTTGAAAGGAGGCAACCTTTGCTTCCAAGGCCTAATTCAGTCCAATTGAATTTGGATAGAGAGACTTATTCATTTGTGCCTGATGGAGAAGTGATTGGAAGGAATGATGATAAAAAGGAAATTGTGGATTTTCTTTTGGATTCTGAGGTTGAAGAGAATGTAGTTGTTATATCAATAGTTGGACTTGGAGGATTAGGAAAGACCACTCTTGCACAATGGGTGTATAATGATGAAATGGTTGAGAAAAATTTCGATAAAAGATTGTGGGTTTGTGTTTCAGATGTTTTTGAAGTGAAAATGATTGCAGAAAAAATCGGCGAATCTGCAGGAGGGAAGAAGGGTAATTACCTTCAACTAGATGCAGTACAAAACGAGCTTCGAGAAATGCTTGATGGGAAGAAGTATCTGCTAGTGCTCGATGATGTGTGGAATGAAGATGCCTTAAAATGGTCGAGATTGAAGAATATGTTGATCGGTGGAGCCCGCGGAAGTAAGATTTTAGTGACTACCCGTTCAGACGTGGTGGCGGAAGTTTCAGGAAGTATTCGCCAACATAAATTAGGGGACCTCTCAAAGGAAGAGGCATGGACATTGTTTGAAAAAATGGCATTTGAATGTAACAAAGAGAGCGAAAATTCGAATTTGGTGGAAATAGGAAAGGAAATTGTGAGGAAGTGTGGAGGAGTTCCTCTTGCAATAAGGTCAGTAGGAAGCCTACTACGTCTCAAAAGAACAGAGGGCGAGTGGATAtatttcaagaatcaagatttgtcAAGAATCACTCGAGAAGGCAACGATGTAATGGCCATTTTGAGATTGAGCTATAGTTACCTTCCTCAGCATTTAAAGATATGCTTTGCATATTGCTCCCTCTTTCCAAATGATTTCGAAATTCATAGATTTGACTTGATTGATATGTGGATTGCTCAAGGCTTTATTCAATCAACTACTAACAACAGAGATAATGTGGAAGATGTTGCAAATTCATATTTCATGGATTTGTTAAGAAGGTCATTCTTTCAAGAAAGTGAAGAACATGAATCGTTTTCACACTTTTACAAAATGCACGATCTTATTCATGAACTCGCGAAAGAAGTTGCAGATAGGGAGTTCTTCAGTATAAAAAAAAACGAAGATACAGAAGTTGTACCAGAACAAACTCTCCACGTTTCTTGTTTATTCGAGATTGATGATTCATCGGTATTTCCCAGTCCCTTCTACAGGAAGCATATGAAGTTGCGGACATTTATTTACCTAAATGACTCTATATATGGTGTCATGTGCAATTCAACTTTGGGGAGAATGATTTCAAGTTTTGAACGGTTGCGTGTTCTACATCTATGTGACCTGCAGATAAAACTTCTGCCTCAATCATTAGGTGGACTGAAGCATCTAAGATATCTTGCTATTTCTTCTGTAAGCGATGTTACTTTACCAAATTCCATCACAAAATTGCATAATCTACAAGTTCTAAAATTGGTTAATTGCAGTAACCTCAAAAAGTTGCCAAGAGATATTTGGAGATTGGTGAGCCTTCGACATTTAGTATGTCGATGGTGTCGCTCATTAACCCATATTCCACCAGGACTTTGGCATTTGGCAAGTCTCATGCATTTGGATTTTGATGATTGCTTCTCCCTGGAAGATATGCCACCTGGAATTGGCCAATTGACGTCTCTACGGACGAGCATCTGCAATTGGAGAAAGAATGCCTACCGATGTAGTGAAAAGGATGGAACATCTTCGACAGCTGTGTGTAGAGTTCCAATATGGAAATCATGA
- the LOC132610834 gene encoding uncharacterized protein LOC132610834 isoform X2, translated as MAAYRESDPGSICLMQQAECLAVPYVKSMVSAGLATIASCKFDLESAVCGRKPMNILCIGHGGGSIPLFLASKIQGAEVHTAEIDPVVISASVQAMGFPSYSVMTPSGSRAQSIPDPIEEVQWKGIHERLQLHESDAEKFLLENKNLYDLVFIDAYDGEDIFPHALWDPHSPFLNALADQLHPEHGTVVINLHSDVDFRDADFSPPGSHLLPMGKYVSKVCRAYKEVLLGSKSSNNGLAYVVSVPWVCNTSLVVSRGLGKSSRDMVMKTIMSRALVVENILDLPFSCLQYLKRGFTLVN; from the exons ATGGCTGCTTACAGGGAATCAGATCCTGGTTCTATATGCTTGATGCAACAGGCAGAGTGCCTCGCCGTTCCAT ATGTGAAGAGCATGGTCTCTGCTGGCTTGGCTACCATAGCATCTTGCAAATTTGATCTTGAAAGTGCAGTTTGTGGGAGAAAACCAATGAATATTTTATGTATTGGGCATGGTGGAGGAAGCATACCTTTGTTTTTGGCGAGTAAAATCCAAG GTGCTGAAGTGCACACAGCTGAAATTGACCCTGTGGTTATCTCAGCCTCAGTCCAAGCAATGGGGTTCCCATCTTACTCAGTTATGACCCCATCTGGTAGTCGTGCACAGTCAATTCCTGATCCTATTGAAGAAGTACAATGGAAAGGCATTCATGAGAGGCTTCAATTACACGAATCAGATGCTGAGAAGTTTCTCCTTGAGAACAAAAATCTTTATGATCTAGTTTTCATCGATGCCTATGACGGGGAAGATATCTTTCCTCACGCCCTGTGGGATCCACACTCTCCTTTCCTCAATGCTCTCGCAGACCAACTTCACCCCGAGCATGGAACCGTTGTCATAAACCTTCACTCAGATGTAGACTTCAGGGATGCTGATTTCAGTCCACCTGGTTCTCACCTTTTGCCGATGGGAAAGTATGTTTCTAAAGTGTGCCGAGCATACAAAGAAGTTTTGTTAGGGAGTAAGAGTTCCAACAATGGTCTGGCTTATGTAGTGTCTGTGCCTTGGGTATGTAATACATCTCTTGTTGTGAGCAGAGGTTTAGGAAAATCTAGTAGGGATATGGTTATGAAGACTATCATGTCTAGAGCTCTAGTTGTTGAGAATATTCTTGACTTGCCATTTTCTTGTTTGCAATATCTGAAACGAGGTTTTACTTTGGTGAATTAA